From the genome of Tistrella bauzanensis:
CGATCAGGTGCGCGGCAATGCCGAGGGGCTGAGCCGCACCGCGGAAGACCAGAGCAGCCGCAGCACCACCGTCGCCGCCGCCGCCGAACAGGCGACAGCCAACGTCCAGACCGTGGCGACGGCGTCGGAGGAACTGGCGGCATCGATCCGCGAGGTCGGCGCGCGCACCGTCGATACCGCCGATGTCACCCGTGCCGCGGTGACCGAGGCCGAGGCGACCGATGCGACGGTGCAGGAACTGGCCGCCAACACTCAGAAGATCGGCGATGTGGTGCTGTTGATCCAGCAGATCGCGTCTCAGACCAATCTTCTGGCCCTGAACGCGACCATCGAGGCGGCGCGCGCCGGTGAAGCCGGCAAGGGCTTCGCGGTGGTGGCGTCGGAGGTGAAGAACCTGGCCACCCAGACCGCGCGGGCGACCGAGGAGATCCAGCAGCAGATCAATGCCATGACCGGCGCCACCGGCCGCACGGTCGACGCCATCCGGTCGATCTCGTCGACCATCGGCCGGGTCGGTGCGCTGACCACGGCGGTTGCCTCGGCGGTGGAGGAACAGGTTGCGGCGACGTCGGAAATCGCCCGCAATACTCAGCAGGCATCGTCGGGCACAGCCGAGGTGTTGCAGTCGATCACCGGCATTGCCGACGCGGCAGGCCATACCGGCCGTGCCGCGGGCGAGATGAGCAGCGCGTCGACGGCACTTGCCGCCCAGACCCGCGATTTGCGGCAGCTCGTCGACAGCTATGTGGCCGATATCGACGCGGATGCCGCGTGACCACATGGATGACGGCGCCGGGGTGCCTCCTGGCGCCGTCACTTGCCGCCCATGCCCCGGTCGCCACTGGTCCGGGCGGCACTGGTCGGGGCGGATCAGCCGCCCAGCACGGTTTCCACCAGCCGGACCCAATAGCTGGCGCCGATGGGGGCCGCATCGTCGTTGAAGTCGTAAGCCGGGTTGTGCAGCAGGCAGCCGCCATCGGTGGGGCCGTTGCCCAGCCAGACATAGGCGCCGGGCCGCTGATGCAGCATGAAGGCGAAGTCCTCCGACGCCATCGACGGCACCGGGTTGCGGTCGATGGCGGCATCCCCGACCACCAGCACGGCGGCGGCATCCGCCCGCGCGGTTTCGGGCGCCGTGTTGACCGTGGCCGGATAGCGGCGTTCATAGCGCAGGCTGGCCGTGCAGCCATGGGCGGCGGCGGTGTGCTCGGCAATGGTGGCGAGTCGTGCCTCGATCACCGCCTGGACATCCGGGCTGAAGCTGCGGGTGGTGCCGCGGATCACCATCTCTTCGGGAATCACGTTCCAGGTGTCGCCACCATGGATCTGGGTGACGGACACAACCGCCGAGGCCAGGGGGTTGATGCTTCGTCCCGGTATGCTCTGCAACTGAGCAACCAGATGGGCGGTGGCGGTGACCGCATCATGGCCCAGATCGGGCATGGCGGCATGGCAGCCGCGGCCGCGCACCAGGATTTCGAAGATGTCGAAGCCGGCCATCATCGGCCCGGCCGCCATCGCCATATGGCCGACCGCCAGGCCCGGCCAGTTGTGCATGCCGAAGACCATGTCGGCGGGGAAGCGGTCGAACAGCCCGTCCTCGACCATCGCCCGGCCACCGCCCTCGTTCTCTTCGGCGGGCTGGAAGATGAGATGGACGGTGCCGGCGAAATCCGGATCGGCCGCCAGCACCCTGGCGGCCCCCAGAAGCATGGTGGTATGGCCGTCATGGCCGCAGGCATGCATCCGGCCGGGATTTTGCGAGCGGTGCTCGAACTGGTTGAGTTCGGTGACGTGCAGCGCGTCCATATCGGCCCGCAGCGCGATCGACCGCGCGGGGGCCGTGTCCGACGCCGCGCGGCGGCCCTGAATGGTGCCGACCACGCCGGTGCGGCCGATGCCGGTCGCGACCGGAATGCCGAAGGATGCCAGTTTTTCCGCGACGAAGGCCGCGGTCTGGTGTTCCTCGAAGGCGGTTTCGGGATGGGCATGGAGGTGATGGCGCCAGGCGCGCATTTCGTCCGCAATCGCCGTGACCGCGGGATGAAGGGTGACGTTCTGTCGGGGGGGCATGCTATCGGGCATCGGGATCATCCTCCTGTCAGCAGACCGGCACGTTGACGGCAAGGCCGCCCAGGCTGGTTTCCTTGTATTTGCTCTGCATGTCGTGGCTGGTCTCCTTCATGGTGCGGATGACCGTGTCCAGCGACACCACATGGCTGCCATCGCCGGCCAGCGCCAGCAGTGCTGCATTGACCGCCTTCACGGCACCCATGGCATTGCGTTCGATGCAGGGGATCTGGACCAGTCCGCCGACGGGATCGCAGGTCATGCCCAGATGATGTTCCATGGCGATCTCGGCGGCGTTCTCGACCTGCGCCGGGCTCGCCCCCATCGCGGCGGCAAGCCCGCCGGCGGCCATTGAGCTGGCCACGCCGACCTCACCCTGACAGCCGACCTCCGCGCCGGAAATCGAGGCGTTGAGCTTGTAGAGCATGCCGATGGCGGCTGCCGTGAACAGCATGGTGTCGGCGGCGGCCTCGCGGCCCCGCTCGTCGCCGCCGATGCCCGAATGGCGCAGAAGCCAGGCCAGCACCGCCGGGATGATGCCGGCGGCACCATTGGTGGGCGCGGTGACGATGCGGCCGCCGGCGGCGTTTTCCTCGTTGACCGCGATCGCATAGGCCGATAGCCGTTCGAAACCATCCAGCGCCGGCAGGGCATTGGCGCCGGCGCGTTCGGTCAGCCGGCGGGCCAGATCGGCGGCGCGCCGCCGGGTCAGCCGGCCGGGCAGCGGACCGTCGGTCGCAAGTCCGCGATCGACCGCGCCCAGCATGGCCGCCTTGATCGCCGCCAGCCGGCGCGCGGTTTCGGGTGCCCCCCACAGCGCATGCTCGTTGCGGCGCACGATCCCGGCGATATCGATCTGATGGTGCCGTGTCAGGGCCAGCAGCTCGGCGGCACTGCTGAACGGCAGCGGCAGGGCGCCGCGATCGCCATGAACCGGCGCATCACCGGCGGCGGCATCGGCCTCAGTGGCACTGATCACGAAGCCGCCGCCGATGGAATAAAAGCTGTCGCGGGCAATCTCGGCGCCGCCTGCGTCGCGGGCGATGAAGGTCATGCCGTTGGTGTGATGGGGCAGGGTGTCCTTGCGCCGCCAGACCAGATCGGTGTCGGGGTCGAAGCTGATCAGCCGCCGGCCCAGCGCCGCCAGACGTAGCGATTGCCGGACCCCCTCGACCAGCCCGGCGATCAGGTCGGGATCGACGCCGTCGGGCGTTTCACCGGCAAGCCCCAGGATGATCGCGGTATCGGTGGCATGGCCGCGGCCGGTGAGGGCAAGCGAGCCATAGATCTCGACGGTGATGCCGGCCACGGCACTGAAGCGGCCGTCGCGGTCCAGCGCATCGAGAAACCGCCGTGCCGCCACCATCGGGCCCACGGTATGGGAACTCGACGGGCCGATGCCGATCTTGAACAGGTCGAACAGGCTGAGCGACATGGGGGGCGCTTCCGACGGAGGATGGCGCCCGGACGGCAATGCCCGGGCGCCATGACGCGTGGATCATGACTAAGGATGTGGGAACCGGTCAGGTCCAGGCCAGCATCAACTCGGCGATCAGCACCGAGCCCAGATAGGTGCCGAAGAACACCATCACCGCCACCACGGCCAGTTTCCAGCCGGATGTCTTTGCGGTGGCGATTTCCTCACGCGCGATGGCGAAGCCGGCATAGGCGAGGGTGGGGGTGGTCAGGGCCAGGAAGTCGATCGCCGTCACCTGCGCCACCACCCAGTCCGATCCGGGCACGAAGGGCAGGGTGACGGCCATGCCGACCAGCGAGATCCAGGCGACGCTGGGCAGATAGAACGGCATGATCCGGGTCAGCACCAGCCCGGCCATGCAGATGGCATAGAGCACCACCATGCCGGTCAGGTTGTGCAGGAAGCCGACCTGGTGATTGACCGCATTGACCACCAGATCGATGGCGCAGATCACGATCAGCACCAAAGCGTGATCGACGAGGTTGAGCTTGCGCTCATCAGGGGTGGCCGGGGCCTGAAGGGTGGTATCGGACATCGGTCTCACTCCCCGGCTTCGGCGGCGCGGCGCGCCGTGGCATCGTCACGGCCGCGGGCCATGACATAGAGCTTCTCGACCATCGGCAGGGCGATGAACAGCCCGGCATACAGCCCGGTCGCATAGGTCAGCAGGTTGGATGCCGCGGCCAGCGCCACCAGTTCATCCTTCATGGCGGGCAGCGCCGAGGCCAGCGCGCCGGTGCAGGCGGCCATCATCGAACCCGAGCCGACGCCGCAGGCCATGGCCAGCGCCCGTGGATCGAACCAGCCGGCGGTGGCGAAGACCGAGGCCAGGATGGCGAAGATGAAGGTGCCGAACAGGGTGCCGATGACATAGACCCCCATCACGCCGGTGCCTTCAGGCGATTTCAGGGTGTAGCGGTCGGCGATGATCGCGATGTTTGGCTCGCGCGCGATCGAGAAGGTGGCGCCGATCGACTCGCGGCCCAGCTTCAGCACCCAGACCGCGATCGGAAACGCGATCAGCACCGTGCCCAGATTGCCCAGTTCCTGAAGCAGCAGCGCCGGGCCGGCGGCGATGATCTTGTCGATGGCGGGGCCGATGGTGGTGCCGAATTTGGCGATGAACGGCATGATCGCGATCACGATCAGCGGCGAGGCGGCCTTGACCTCACGCGTACCGATCAGCCGGGCGGCCGGCTTGATGATGTTGGGGTTCAGCAGCGCCGCCATCACGAAGGCATAGAGCAGCGGCAGCAGCAGGATGGCGCCGATCCCGATCGGAATGCGCTGGATGCCGATCAGCTCGGCGATGATCGCCAGCACCAGCACGGCAAGATGCAGCCGCCACAGCTGCATGGTTTCTTTTACGACGGACATGTTGCGTCCCCCCGGCGGAATGGAGGTTACCGCCCCGGACATGGCCGGGGCATGACGTGGCCTTCCCAGGCTCTGCGCGTTATTTGTCGGGCCGGCCGGCGCGCAGGCCGGCCGGCCCTTGTCATCCCCCCAGAATCAAAACCGTGACACCGGACGGCAAGCACTTTAATCACACGCAGCCGTTGCCGCAGCGGCAACGGCTGGCGATCCACGGCTCACATGGCCTCGGCGCCGAAGGCCTCCATCCGTGCCGCCATCAACTCGGCCACCGCCCGCACGGCGCCGGTGCGCGGCCGGCCGCCGCGAACGACGATCCGCGACGGCACATGCGCCAGGGCGGGATCGGAAAGCGGCACGGCGCTGACCTCGCCACGGCGGAGCTGGCGCGACACGGCGAAGGCCGGCAGATAGGTGATGCCGCAGCCGGCAAGCACGAAATGCATGGCCACATTGATCGAGTCGGTGACCAGGGCCGGCCGGATGCGCAGGCCGGATGCGGCCTCGGCGCCGGCGATCAGCTTGCGCACGCCGAAGGTTTCGGCCAGCAGCGCCGCCTTCATGTCCAGGGTTTCGACCAGGGTGCAACTGGACCGGCCGGCCAGCGGATGATGCGGTGGCACCAGCACGCAGAGCGGCTTTTCCGCTTCGGCCAGCACGTCGAGTTCGGGCAGGCGCGGCGGGTTGAACACCAGGCCGATATCATAGGCGTCCTTCAGGATGCCGTTCATCATCCGGTCGGTGCCGCCGACATCGATCGATAGCTGGACATCGGGAAAGGCCGTGCCCAGCGCCGCGACCGCATGGTGCATCATGTCGACCACGAAGCCCTCGCCGGTGATGACATGGACCCGGCCGGCGATGCCGCCCTTGGCCGCCGCCAGTTCGGCCGCGAAACCGTCATCCAGTTCCAGCCGGCGGCGGGCATGACCGGCGACCAGCCGGCCGGCCTCGGTGAAGCGGATGCCCTGCTTGGTGCGTTCCATCAGCAGCACGCCCAGATCGGCTTCCATGCCGGCGATCTGACGGCTGATCGCGGAAGGCGCGATGTGCAGGCCGTCGGCCGCCGCCCGGATCGATCCGGCCTCGAACACCGCCAGGAAATAGCGCAAGGGCTTGTCGTCGATCCTGAGCATCGCCCGGTCTCCACCTTGTCAGTTTGCGTCGCCAACCGTTGCCATAACGGCAACGCGGCGTTCCGGCAATAGCGCTTGAGCGGCGATTTGCCGGCTGCGCATGCTGAGCCGGTGGCGGATGCGGATTGTGAAGATGATGGCATGGTGACGGCAAGTCGTCGCGCCTTGCCCGCAAACGACCGCGAATAGCGGGTTCAGTTCAGGGAGCAGTGACATGACCGACAGGCAGGTGGCCGTGATCGGGCTGGGCAATATGGGTGCCGCGATGGCGGAAACCCTGGCGCGCGCCGGCTTCGCCGTCACCGGATACGACCCCGGCCCCGGGGCGCGGGCGCGGGCCGCCGCCGCCGGTATCGCGCTTGCCGACAGCCCGGCCGCCGCCTTTGCCGCAGCACCGGTGGCCGTGCTGTCGCTGCCGATGGCGCGTCATGTCGAAGTGGTGCTGACCGGCGATGACGGGCTGATGGCGGCGGGGCTGGCCGATCGTCTGGTGATCGACACCACCACGTCGGAACCGGCGGTCACCCGCCGGCTGGCGGCGATGCTGGCGGATGCCGGTCATGCGCTGGTCGATGCGCCGGTGTCGGGTGGACCCGCCGGCGCCGCCGCCGGCACGCTGACCATGATGGTCGGCGGTGCCGCGGCGGATATCGCCCGCGCACAGCCGGTGCTGGATGCGCTGTCGGCGAAGCTGTCGCTCTGCGGCGATGTCGGCGCCGGCCATGTCGTCAAGCTGGTGAACAACCTGCTGTGTGCCGCCCATCTGCTGACTGTGTCGGAAGCGGTGCGCATGGGCGTGGCGGCGGGGGTCGATGCCGAGACCCTGATCGGTGCGTTGAATGCCGGATCGGGCCGCGCCGGCGTCTCGGAGGTCAACTTTCCGCGCTGGATTCTGTCGGGCCTGTTCGACAGCGGCTTCACCATGGGGCTGATGCGCAAGGATGTGGGGCTGGCTCAGGCGCTGGCCGGCGATACCGGCACATCCATGCCGCTGCTCGATGTCGCGGCCCGGCTGTGGCGCGACAGTGCCGATGCGCTGGGCGATGACGAAGACTTCAACCGCATCGCCGCCCTCGATTGATCGCGTTCTGAAACCGGAGACCCATGTCATGCGCCCCGACGATACCCTGCCCGAGATCCGGGCGATCTTCACCCGTCTGACCGGATCGGAGACCTTCGGCAGCTTTGTCGACGGCCGGATCCTTGCCGGCACCGGCGACGCCCTGGACCTTGTCGACCCCGCGACAGGCCGCATCGTGGTGACGCTGGCCGATGGCGGCGCCGATGTCGTCGATGCGGCGGCAGAGGCCGCGCGGGCCGGGCAGCGGGTGTGGGCGGCGCTGACCCATGCCGCCCGTGGCCGCGTGCTGTGGGCGGCGGCCGTGGCCATACGCGCCCGGCTGGACGATCTGGCACGACTGGAAAGCCTGACCGCCGGCAAACCCCTGGCCGACACCCGCGCCGAGGCGCTGAAGGTGGCGGAGATGTTCGAATATTATGCCGGCTGGGCCGACAAGCTGCATGGCGCGGTGATCCCTGTGCCATCCGGCCATCTGAACTATACCCGCTATGAACCCTATGGCGTGGTGGTCCAGATCACGCCCTGGAACGCGCCGCTGTTCACCGCCGGCTGGCAGTTGGCGCCGGCGCTGGCCACCGGTAATGCCGTGCTGCTGAAGCCGTCGGAGCTGACGCCGCTGTCATCGGTGGCGCTGGGGGCGATCATCACCGCAGCCGGTGTGCCGGCGGGGGCGGTGAACGTGCTGGTCGGTGCCGGCCATACGGTGGGTGCCGCGGCGATCGCCCACCCGGCTTGCGCCAAGGTGGTGTTCGTGGGATCGCCCGCGACCGGCGCCCGCATTGCCGCCCAGGCGGCCATGCGGGTGGTGCCGACGGTGCTGGAACTGGGCGGCAAATCCGCCAACATCGTGTTCGACGATGCCGATCTGGACCGGGCGGTGCTTGGCGCACAGGCAGCGATCTTCTCGGGCGCCGGGCAGTCCTGTGTGGCCGGGTCGCGGCTGCTGGTGCAGCGCCGGGCGTATGACCAGGTGGTCGAGCGGCTGGCCGATGCGGCGGGCCGGATCGCGATCGGCGATCCGCTGAACCCGGCGACCCGGATCGGGCCGATCATCAGCGGCGCCCAGCACCGCCGGATCGGCGATCTGGTCGCGGCCGGCCTGGCGGATGGCGCCGTGGCGGTGGCCGGTGGCGGCCGGCCCGCCGGGCTGGACGACGCGCGCCTCGCCGGCGGCTTCTTCTACGCGCCGACGGTCCTGGCCGGGGTGTCGAATGTCATGGCGGTGGCGCGTGAGGAGATTTTCGGCCCGGTGGTGTCGGTCATGCCGTTCGATGACGAGGACGAGGCGGTGGCGATCGCCAATGACAGCCGCTTCGGGCTGGCAGGTGCTGTGTGGACGCAGGATGTGGCCCGCGCCCATCGGGTGGCGGCGGCGGTGAATGCCGGCACCTTCTGGATCAACGGCTACAAGACCATTGGCGTCATGTCGCCCTTCGGCGGGTTCGGAGAGAGCGGCTATGGCCGGTCCAGCGGCTATGAGGGGCTGCTGGAATATGTGCGGGTGAAAAGCGTGTGGGTGGAGACTGCCGCTGCACCGGCAACCGGCTTCGGCTATGCGCCGCAGGCCGAGGGATCCATCACCTGACGCGGCAGTACGGCTGTCAGAAATCATTGCTATGGTTGTGGCATGCGTCACAATAGGTGACGAATGTGTCTCCGGGTGAACCGGAGCAACCAGGGTGGGGAGAGCAGCCGTGACCGATCATCTGAAGGATGCCGCATCCGGCGCCAGCATTGGCGCCGGGGCGACAGCCGCCGTCGATTGTGCGACCGATCCGGTGGGATCGCTGGTCGACATGTTCGTCAATATCGTGCAGGGCGGACGGATCGCCAAGGGCCAGTGCCCGGCGCTGCGCCCGGTGTTCCTGAAGCCGCATGGCGTGGCGGCGGGCCGGTTCCGCATCCGGCCCGACCTGCCCGAAGATCTGAAGGTGGGCCTGTTCGCCGGCACCGAATATCCGGCCTGGGTGCGGTTTTCGTCCGACACCCTGCCGACGATCAGCGATTACAAGACGACGCTGGGCATCGGCATCAAGCTGTTCGACACCCCGATCCCGAAGATCTTCGGGGCGCCGACCGAAACCACCTTCGACATCATTCTTCAGAACTTCGACGTGTTTTTCGTCAACACCGCCCGCGATATGTGCGAATTCACGCGCGCCGGCGTGATCAATGGCGATTATGGTCCCTATCTGGAGGCACACCCCGAAACTGCGCGGATGCTCGACGAGATGGCAAAGCCGGTGGCAAGCTGCCTGGGCAGTGATTACTGGAGCGGCGTGCCCTTCGCCTATGGCCCCGGCCGGTTCGTGAAATATAAGCTGGAAGCGGCGATCGATGCCGATCCGCTGCCGGAACGTCCGGCCGATCCGACCTATCTGGCCGCCGATCTGGAAGCGCGGCTGCGCGCCGGCGAGGCGAGCTTCCGTTTCATGGTCCAGTTCCGGACCGATCCGGCGCTGATGCCGCTGGACGAGGCGACCGTGCGCTGGGACGAGGCCCTGAGCCCGCCGGTGCATGTGGCCGACCTGATCCTGCCCGCGCAGGACATCACCATACGTGGGCAGCCGGCCTATGGTGAAAATCTGTCGATGAACATCTGGCGGGTGACCGCCGACCATACCCCGCAGGGGTCGATCGCCGAGGCGCGGCGCGATGTCTATGCCGCGTCGGCCGACCAGCGCCGCAACGCCAATGGTGTGGCCTTGGGCGAGCCGTCGGTGCCCCGGCCGCTGGTGCAGGTGGCGCCGGCGGTCGACAGCGTGGTGGTGCGCGCGGCCGTCCACCCCGGCATCGGTGTTGCCCGGATCGGCGATGCGGCCGAGGCCTGGTATATCGGCCCCGAGGTGGTGGGGCCGGTGCCCGAGGCGCCGGGCTTCTATCGTGACGAGACCGGCGCCATCAAGCGCCAGGCGGCGCAGTTCCGGATCTATGGCTATAACGCCGCCGGCCAGGTGGTGCGCGAGTTGACCGCCGAGAATGCCGACATCACCTGGACCGTGCATCCGGCCAACAAGAAGGCCGCGTGGTATCAGTTCCAGGCGGCGCTCGACATTCCGGACGCGGTGACCATGACCGTGCCGCGCCGCAACCCCGATGTGCCCTTCGCCGATCGCGGGTCGCTGGTCATCGATCCGGGGCCGCGCAGCATCAGCGGCGTGTCGGTGTCGGGCGGGCCGGAACATGCCTTCGATACCGGCAGGTTCAAGGACGTGGTGGTGCCGCTGGGCGAGATCCGCACCGACGCGGCCGGGCGGCTGATCTTTCTGGGCGGCCGGGGCGTGTCGGCATCACCCTCGGGCGCGCCGGTCTATCGGCCGGAAGACCCCAACAGCTTCAACAATGCCAATGACTGGTATGACGATATCTCGGACGGGCCGGTCACGGCGGCGGTGACCATTGATGGCCGTCCGCTGCCTGTCGACCCGGCCTGGGTGGTGGTGGCGCCGCCGAATTACGCGCCCGACATCATCTCGTGGCGGACGCTGCACGACCTGTTGAGCGACATGTATATCGACGACGGCCGCCTGCCCATGCCGGAGGTGATCTCGTTCACCCGCGACGTGCTGCCGGTCTTGTCGCGGCTGTCGAATCTGCAATGGGTGAACAAGGGCTTCGCTGCCATGTTCGGCAAGGGCGGTCCGCTGGATTTCGACGATCCGGCGCTGATCGACCGGCTGGCCCAGGTTCCCGGCGCCGACGGCGAGGATCCGTGGATCGAACTGCGCCAGGTGGTGTTCAACGCCTTCCGGCCGGCCGACACGCCGGTGAACGAGCAGCGGCTGTGGCCATGGCTCTATGGCGATGCCTTCGGCTCGTTCTCGAAAGCGTCGCCGGGCAACAACCTGCCGCTGTCGCGGGTGCGCGAGGCCATCCTGCGCCGCTGGGTGGAGGGGCATTTCGTCGATGATCGCGCCAGGGCCGGTCCGCCGCCCGCCACCATCGCTCAGGTGCCGCTGGCCGACCAGCCGGCGATGCTCGACAAGGCGGCGCTGCACTACTGCCTGGCCGACGCTTTCCATCCGGGCTGCGAGATGACCTGGCCGATGCGTCATGGCACCATGTACATGTCGCTCTACCGGCTGCGTCACCGGCCGGCCGGCGCGGTGGAACCCGATTACGGCAAGACTCTGGACCAGCAGATCGCGCTGGCGCCGGGCGGGCCGGTCTATGATCAGGGACCGGGTGACATCAGCCGCTGGATGGCGTTGCCCTGGCAGGGGGATACGGCGTTCTGCCGGTCGGGTTACGACATCGCATACGACCCCTATCTGCCGTCGTTCTGGCCGGCACGGGTGCCCAATCAGGTGCTGACCGAAGAGGTCTATGATCTGGTCACCAACCCCGATATGCCGCGCGACCAGCGGGTGGCCGCCTTCCAGACCCGCGCCGGCTGGTTGCGGGCGCTGACTGGCAGCGTCGCCGAGGTGATGGACGAGATGATCGCCCATTTCGGTGCGATGGGCATTGTCGAGGCCCGGCCGGGGGTTGACGGCGACCCGGACCTGCCGGCAGTGATGTATGTGGAAACCCTGGCCGGCGGCCGGCTGAAACAGGCGGCGGAACAGGTGGCACGCTTGCGGCTTGCGGCCGGTCCGCGCAATCTGTCGCGTGCCGAACGCGCAGGCTGGGCAAGCGAGGAACAGTTGGCCGCGTTCAGAAGCATCCGCGTGCGCCATACCGACGATTGAGGATGGCGACCCGCCACCGGGAATGGATGACAGCCGATTGGACGACCACCTGACCGCTCCCGGCAACCATGCCGATACTGCCATGCCCGCGCCTGGGGTCGATGTCCTGGTCGCGGGTGCCGGCCCCGCCGGGGCGGTCGCGGCCCATGCCCTGGCGCGG
Proteins encoded in this window:
- a CDS encoding LysR family transcriptional regulator, which gives rise to MLRIDDKPLRYFLAVFEAGSIRAAADGLHIAPSAISRQIAGMEADLGVLLMERTKQGIRFTEAGRLVAGHARRRLELDDGFAAELAAAKGGIAGRVHVITGEGFVVDMMHHAVAALGTAFPDVQLSIDVGGTDRMMNGILKDAYDIGLVFNPPRLPELDVLAEAEKPLCVLVPPHHPLAGRSSCTLVETLDMKAALLAETFGVRKLIAGAEAASGLRIRPALVTDSINVAMHFVLAGCGITYLPAFAVSRQLRRGEVSAVPLSDPALAHVPSRIVVRGGRPRTGAVRAVAELMAARMEAFGAEAM
- a CDS encoding M20 aminoacylase family protein, whose protein sequence is MPDSMPPRQNVTLHPAVTAIADEMRAWRHHLHAHPETAFEEHQTAAFVAEKLASFGIPVATGIGRTGVVGTIQGRRAASDTAPARSIALRADMDALHVTELNQFEHRSQNPGRMHACGHDGHTTMLLGAARVLAADPDFAGTVHLIFQPAEENEGGGRAMVEDGLFDRFPADMVFGMHNWPGLAVGHMAMAAGPMMAGFDIFEILVRGRGCHAAMPDLGHDAVTATAHLVAQLQSIPGRSINPLASAVVSVTQIHGGDTWNVIPEEMVIRGTTRSFSPDVQAVIEARLATIAEHTAAAHGCTASLRYERRYPATVNTAPETARADAAAVLVVGDAAIDRNPVPSMASEDFAFMLHQRPGAYVWLGNGPTDGGCLLHNPAYDFNDDAAPIGASYWVRLVETVLGG
- a CDS encoding LodA/GoxA family CTQ-dependent oxidase; this translates as MFVNIVQGGRIAKGQCPALRPVFLKPHGVAAGRFRIRPDLPEDLKVGLFAGTEYPAWVRFSSDTLPTISDYKTTLGIGIKLFDTPIPKIFGAPTETTFDIILQNFDVFFVNTARDMCEFTRAGVINGDYGPYLEAHPETARMLDEMAKPVASCLGSDYWSGVPFAYGPGRFVKYKLEAAIDADPLPERPADPTYLAADLEARLRAGEASFRFMVQFRTDPALMPLDEATVRWDEALSPPVHVADLILPAQDITIRGQPAYGENLSMNIWRVTADHTPQGSIAEARRDVYAASADQRRNANGVALGEPSVPRPLVQVAPAVDSVVVRAAVHPGIGVARIGDAAEAWYIGPEVVGPVPEAPGFYRDETGAIKRQAAQFRIYGYNAAGQVVRELTAENADITWTVHPANKKAAWYQFQAALDIPDAVTMTVPRRNPDVPFADRGSLVIDPGPRSISGVSVSGGPEHAFDTGRFKDVVVPLGEIRTDAAGRLIFLGGRGVSASPSGAPVYRPEDPNSFNNANDWYDDISDGPVTAAVTIDGRPLPVDPAWVVVAPPNYAPDIISWRTLHDLLSDMYIDDGRLPMPEVISFTRDVLPVLSRLSNLQWVNKGFAAMFGKGGPLDFDDPALIDRLAQVPGADGEDPWIELRQVVFNAFRPADTPVNEQRLWPWLYGDAFGSFSKASPGNNLPLSRVREAILRRWVEGHFVDDRARAGPPPATIAQVPLADQPAMLDKAALHYCLADAFHPGCEMTWPMRHGTMYMSLYRLRHRPAGAVEPDYGKTLDQQIALAPGGPVYDQGPGDISRWMALPWQGDTAFCRSGYDIAYDPYLPSFWPARVPNQVLTEEVYDLVTNPDMPRDQRVAAFQTRAGWLRALTGSVAEVMDEMIAHFGAMGIVEARPGVDGDPDLPAVMYVETLAGGRLKQAAEQVARLRLAAGPRNLSRAERAGWASEEQLAAFRSIRVRHTDD
- a CDS encoding DUF3100 domain-containing protein, yielding MSVVKETMQLWRLHLAVLVLAIIAELIGIQRIPIGIGAILLLPLLYAFVMAALLNPNIIKPAARLIGTREVKAASPLIVIAIMPFIAKFGTTIGPAIDKIIAAGPALLLQELGNLGTVLIAFPIAVWVLKLGRESIGATFSIAREPNIAIIADRYTLKSPEGTGVMGVYVIGTLFGTFIFAILASVFATAGWFDPRALAMACGVGSGSMMAACTGALASALPAMKDELVALAAASNLLTYATGLYAGLFIALPMVEKLYVMARGRDDATARRAAEAGE
- a CDS encoding L-serine ammonia-lyase; translated protein: MSLSLFDLFKIGIGPSSSHTVGPMVAARRFLDALDRDGRFSAVAGITVEIYGSLALTGRGHATDTAIILGLAGETPDGVDPDLIAGLVEGVRQSLRLAALGRRLISFDPDTDLVWRRKDTLPHHTNGMTFIARDAGGAEIARDSFYSIGGGFVISATEADAAAGDAPVHGDRGALPLPFSSAAELLALTRHHQIDIAGIVRRNEHALWGAPETARRLAAIKAAMLGAVDRGLATDGPLPGRLTRRRAADLARRLTERAGANALPALDGFERLSAYAIAVNEENAAGGRIVTAPTNGAAGIIPAVLAWLLRHSGIGGDERGREAAADTMLFTAAAIGMLYKLNASISGAEVGCQGEVGVASSMAAGGLAAAMGASPAQVENAAEIAMEHHLGMTCDPVGGLVQIPCIERNAMGAVKAVNAALLALAGDGSHVVSLDTVIRTMKETSHDMQSKYKETSLGGLAVNVPVC
- a CDS encoding aldehyde dehydrogenase family protein, giving the protein MRPDDTLPEIRAIFTRLTGSETFGSFVDGRILAGTGDALDLVDPATGRIVVTLADGGADVVDAAAEAARAGQRVWAALTHAARGRVLWAAAVAIRARLDDLARLESLTAGKPLADTRAEALKVAEMFEYYAGWADKLHGAVIPVPSGHLNYTRYEPYGVVVQITPWNAPLFTAGWQLAPALATGNAVLLKPSELTPLSSVALGAIITAAGVPAGAVNVLVGAGHTVGAAAIAHPACAKVVFVGSPATGARIAAQAAMRVVPTVLELGGKSANIVFDDADLDRAVLGAQAAIFSGAGQSCVAGSRLLVQRRAYDQVVERLADAAGRIAIGDPLNPATRIGPIISGAQHRRIGDLVAAGLADGAVAVAGGGRPAGLDDARLAGGFFYAPTVLAGVSNVMAVAREEIFGPVVSVMPFDDEDEAVAIANDSRFGLAGAVWTQDVARAHRVAAAVNAGTFWINGYKTIGVMSPFGGFGESGYGRSSGYEGLLEYVRVKSVWVETAAAPATGFGYAPQAEGSIT
- a CDS encoding NAD(P)-dependent oxidoreductase — its product is MTDRQVAVIGLGNMGAAMAETLARAGFAVTGYDPGPGARARAAAAGIALADSPAAAFAAAPVAVLSLPMARHVEVVLTGDDGLMAAGLADRLVIDTTTSEPAVTRRLAAMLADAGHALVDAPVSGGPAGAAAGTLTMMVGGAAADIARAQPVLDALSAKLSLCGDVGAGHVVKLVNNLLCAAHLLTVSEAVRMGVAAGVDAETLIGALNAGSGRAGVSEVNFPRWILSGLFDSGFTMGLMRKDVGLAQALAGDTGTSMPLLDVAARLWRDSADALGDDEDFNRIAALD